In the Pseudolabrys taiwanensis genome, one interval contains:
- a CDS encoding BolA family protein produces the protein MRTSDIITQKLTEAFSPQSLRVEDESHRHEGHAGHRPGGQTHYRVYIVSEAFKGKTRIERHRMINGILSSELAGGVHALAIHAAAPGEGGAA, from the coding sequence ATGCGCACCAGCGATATCATCACACAGAAGTTGACCGAGGCTTTCTCGCCGCAAAGCCTGAGGGTCGAGGACGAATCTCACCGACATGAGGGCCATGCCGGGCATCGGCCGGGCGGGCAAACTCACTACAGGGTCTATATCGTATCGGAGGCATTCAAAGGAAAGACCCGGATCGAGCGTCACCGCATGATCAACGGTATTCTTTCGTCTGAACTCGCCGGCGGCGTGCACGCGCTGGCAATTCACGCCGCCGCGCCGGGTGAAGGCGGCGCGGCGTAG
- a CDS encoding J domain-containing protein has protein sequence MKFDSDIFDRVRVKPAQDRRIKTEGPSCQWHGCKEQGTHRAPKGRGREHEHWRFCLDHVRQYNQSYNFFAGMNDDAVMAYQKDALTGHRPTWKMGTGKGRSRADAESLAAGADPFGLFSEGVRAEQKQRAEAARPVRNAERKALDTLGLEVGATPQQVKTKFKELVKRHHPDVNGGDRSTEDRLVEIIQAYNYLKSVGFG, from the coding sequence ATGAAATTCGACTCGGATATTTTTGATCGTGTACGCGTCAAGCCGGCGCAGGACCGCCGTATCAAGACGGAAGGTCCTTCCTGCCAGTGGCACGGATGCAAGGAGCAGGGCACGCACCGTGCGCCGAAGGGGCGTGGGCGCGAGCATGAGCATTGGCGTTTCTGCCTTGATCACGTGCGTCAATACAATCAGTCCTACAATTTCTTCGCCGGCATGAACGACGATGCGGTGATGGCGTACCAAAAGGACGCGCTCACCGGTCATCGTCCGACCTGGAAAATGGGAACCGGCAAGGGCCGCAGCCGCGCCGATGCGGAGTCCCTTGCCGCGGGCGCCGATCCGTTCGGATTATTTTCCGAAGGGGTACGCGCCGAGCAGAAGCAGCGTGCCGAGGCGGCGCGTCCGGTGCGCAATGCCGAGCGCAAGGCGCTCGATACTTTGGGGCTCGAGGTCGGTGCGACGCCGCAGCAGGTGAAAACCAAGTTCAAGGAGCTGGTGAAGCGTCACCACCCTGACGTCAATGGCGGCGACCGCTCGACCGAGGACCGGCTGGTCGAGATCATTCAGGCCTATAACTACCTGAAGTCGGTAGGTTTCGGCTGA
- the cobS gene encoding cobaltochelatase subunit CobS, with protein sequence MTAAVQEVAGLPDMKVSVRQVFGIDSDLEVPAYSHADEYVPEADPDYRFDRPTTLAILAGFAKNRRVMVTGYHGTGKSTHIEQVAARLNWPMVRVNLDSHISRIDLIGKDAIVIKDGQQVTEFRDGILPWAYQHNVALCFDEYDAGRPDVMFVIQRVLESSGRLTLLDQSRVIKPHPAFRLFATANTVGLGDTSGLYHGTQQINQAQMDRWSIVTSLNYLPHDNEVDIVLSKAKHYQNEKGREIVSKMVRVADLTRNAFMNGDLSTVMSPRTVITWAENSEIFNDVGFAFRLTFLNKCDELERPIVAEFYQRCFGQELPESAVNVALS encoded by the coding sequence ATGACAGCCGCAGTACAGGAAGTTGCCGGCCTGCCGGACATGAAGGTGTCCGTCCGGCAAGTTTTCGGAATCGACTCTGATTTGGAAGTGCCGGCCTATTCGCATGCCGACGAGTACGTGCCCGAGGCCGATCCCGATTACCGTTTCGACCGTCCGACGACGCTTGCCATTCTTGCCGGGTTCGCCAAGAACCGCCGAGTCATGGTGACCGGTTACCATGGTACCGGCAAGTCGACGCATATCGAGCAGGTCGCCGCCCGGCTCAACTGGCCGATGGTGCGCGTCAACCTCGATAGCCATATCAGCCGTATCGACCTGATCGGCAAGGACGCCATCGTCATCAAGGACGGTCAGCAGGTCACCGAATTCCGTGACGGCATTCTGCCCTGGGCCTATCAGCACAACGTCGCGCTGTGCTTCGACGAATACGACGCCGGCCGCCCGGACGTGATGTTCGTGATCCAGCGCGTCCTGGAATCTTCGGGCCGGTTGACGCTGCTCGACCAGAGCCGCGTGATCAAGCCGCACCCGGCCTTCCGCCTGTTCGCCACCGCCAACACGGTCGGCCTCGGCGACACGTCGGGCCTCTATCACGGCACGCAGCAGATCAACCAGGCGCAGATGGACCGTTGGTCGATCGTGACGTCGCTGAACTATCTGCCGCACGACAACGAAGTCGACATCGTCCTGTCGAAGGCCAAGCACTATCAGAACGAGAAGGGCCGCGAGATCGTCTCCAAGATGGTCCGCGTCGCCGATCTGACGCGCAATGCCTTCATGAACGGCGATCTGTCGACCGTGATGAGCCCGCGCACCGTGATCACCTGGGCGGAGAACTCCGAGATCTTCAACGATGTCGGTTTCGCCTTCCGGCTGACCTTCCTGAACAAGTGCGACGAGCTCGAACGCCCGATCGTGGCCGAGTTCTATCAGCGCTGCTTCGGCCAGGAGTTGCCGGAAAGCGCCGTGAACGTGGCGCTCAGCTGA